In a genomic window of Streptomyces noursei ATCC 11455:
- a CDS encoding beta-ketoacyl synthase N-terminal-like domain-containing protein, which translates to MTTHDVRLTAPGLLTAAGTDPGDLWEALVAGKDTRRPTEALAGPWPEFDTAYLVDDPDAATLGVHRRVLRTSEKQARMALHGARLALAGPAERGPVGGPGWGLYLGLPTVDEELLRFGALDRLHKAAGSPAEVAALYGREVPPFSGLSHLNSTAAAHISAVFGLTGAMAAYSPFSDAGLTALIDGALSVAEGENEAALVGAVSPKVHPLLFAQYEELGWNGAVPGEGAAFLLAERAADGPVGSVGPVGPVAGSGALGARLAGYGRAFGAGPQDRAEALVEAVHAALETAGTDAAGIGWVLPDAAWTADGARAQDAALDRVFAGAADRPARFTSEPATGVLGPAHPLAHAVLALHGLAAGRRLVADGDAVREEALPAPRALVLACGARGQVCAVVLEGAEK; encoded by the coding sequence ATGACGACACACGACGTGCGACTGACCGCGCCCGGCCTGCTCACCGCGGCCGGCACCGACCCGGGCGATCTGTGGGAGGCGCTGGTCGCCGGCAAGGACACCCGCCGGCCGACCGAGGCCCTGGCGGGCCCGTGGCCGGAGTTCGACACCGCCTACCTGGTGGACGACCCGGACGCGGCCACCCTCGGGGTGCACCGCAGGGTGCTGCGGACCTCGGAGAAGCAGGCCCGGATGGCGCTCCACGGGGCGCGGCTGGCGCTGGCGGGCCCGGCGGAGCGCGGCCCGGTGGGCGGCCCCGGTTGGGGGCTCTACCTCGGACTGCCCACGGTGGACGAGGAGTTACTCCGGTTCGGTGCCCTGGACCGACTGCACAAGGCCGCCGGTTCGCCGGCGGAGGTCGCCGCCCTCTACGGCCGGGAGGTCCCGCCGTTCAGCGGGCTGTCGCACCTCAACAGCACCGCGGCCGCGCACATCTCGGCGGTCTTCGGGCTCACCGGGGCCATGGCCGCGTACTCGCCGTTCTCGGACGCGGGCCTGACGGCCCTGATCGACGGGGCGCTGTCGGTCGCCGAGGGGGAGAACGAGGCGGCGCTGGTCGGGGCGGTGAGCCCCAAGGTGCATCCGCTGCTCTTCGCGCAGTACGAGGAGCTGGGGTGGAACGGCGCGGTACCGGGCGAGGGGGCGGCCTTCCTGCTCGCCGAGCGGGCCGCTGACGGCCCCGTCGGCTCCGTCGGCCCCGTCGGCCCGGTGGCCGGCTCCGGGGCCCTCGGGGCGCGGCTGGCCGGCTACGGGCGGGCCTTCGGTGCCGGGCCGCAGGACCGTGCCGAGGCGCTCGTCGAGGCCGTGCACGCGGCGCTGGAGACGGCCGGCACGGACGCCGCCGGGATCGGCTGGGTGTTGCCCGACGCCGCCTGGACGGCGGACGGCGCGCGGGCCCAGGACGCCGCGCTGGACCGGGTCTTCGCGGGCGCCGCGGACCGGCCCGCGCGGTTCACCAGCGAGCCGGCCACCGGGGTGCTGGGCCCCGCCCACCCGTTGGCGCACGCGGTGCTGGCGCTGCACGGCCTGGCCGCCGGGCGGCGGCTGGTCGCCGACGGCGACGCGGTGCGCGAGGAGGCGCTGCCCGCCCCGCGGGCCCTGGTGCTGGCCTGTGGCGCACGCGGCCAGGTGTGCGCCGTCGTACTGGAAGGAGCCGAGAAATGA
- a CDS encoding cytochrome P450 family protein, translating into MSEVFDLAELAASADLERELGRLAADHGIIRTRQLNQQETWTVLSAALTRELLSDPRLSNDVHTHAPHGALVPGLQVMLLEQDDPGHARYRRLVSAAFASKAVRQLEPRIVEVTRQLLEKLGDSGTVDFIDAFTYPMPLEVICDLLGVPGEDRDPFRKWAMDISAAPSAEAMQTAAGELFAYCIGLIGAKRERPTEDLLGELIAARFEDGTGLSDEELSSFAAVLLIAGHDTVTNLLANALHELLTHPEQLAALRADRSLVGQAVEEALRFRGSAMTTVNRVALTDIEAGGVTIREGELVRFLLNAANRDAEVREDGHTFDIGRATARHVAFGMGPHFCLGQRLARQEATIALTEILDRFPTLELGVPAGEVRWLASDAIRGLEALPLRYARETV; encoded by the coding sequence ATGTCCGAGGTGTTCGATCTTGCCGAGCTGGCGGCTTCGGCGGATCTGGAGCGGGAGTTGGGGCGGCTCGCCGCGGACCACGGGATCATCCGTACCCGGCAGCTGAACCAGCAGGAGACGTGGACGGTGCTGAGTGCGGCGCTGACCCGGGAGCTGTTGAGCGATCCGCGGCTGTCCAACGACGTACACACCCATGCGCCGCACGGGGCGCTGGTCCCGGGGTTGCAGGTGATGCTGCTGGAGCAGGACGACCCGGGGCACGCCCGTTACCGGCGGCTGGTCTCCGCGGCGTTCGCGTCGAAGGCGGTGCGGCAGTTGGAGCCGCGCATCGTGGAGGTCACCCGGCAGTTGCTGGAGAAGCTGGGCGACAGCGGGACGGTGGACTTCATCGACGCGTTCACCTACCCGATGCCGCTGGAGGTGATCTGCGATCTGCTGGGGGTGCCGGGCGAGGACCGGGATCCGTTCCGGAAGTGGGCGATGGACATCTCCGCGGCGCCGTCGGCGGAGGCGATGCAGACGGCGGCGGGCGAGCTGTTCGCGTACTGCATCGGGCTGATCGGGGCCAAGCGGGAGCGGCCGACGGAGGACCTGCTCGGTGAGCTGATCGCGGCGCGGTTCGAGGACGGGACCGGGCTGTCGGACGAGGAGCTGTCGTCGTTCGCCGCGGTGCTGCTGATCGCCGGCCATGACACGGTGACGAACCTGCTGGCCAACGCGTTGCATGAGCTGTTGACGCATCCGGAGCAGCTGGCCGCGCTGCGCGCGGACCGGTCGCTGGTGGGCCAGGCGGTGGAGGAGGCGCTGCGGTTCCGGGGGTCGGCGATGACCACGGTGAACCGGGTGGCGCTTACGGACATCGAGGCCGGCGGGGTGACCATTCGCGAGGGCGAGCTGGTGCGGTTCCTGCTGAACGCGGCCAATCGGGACGCGGAGGTGCGGGAGGACGGCCACACGTTCGACATCGGGCGGGCCACCGCGCGGCACGTCGCGTTCGGGATGGGGCCGCACTTCTGCCTGGGGCAGCGGTTGGCCCGGCAGGAGGCGACGATCGCGCTGACCGAGATCCTGGACCGCTTCCCGACGCTGGAGTTGGGCGTTCCGGCGGGTGAGGTGCGCTGGCTGGCCTCGGACGCGATCCGGGGGCTGGAGGCGCTGCCGCTGCGGTATGCGCGGGAGACGGTGTGA
- a CDS encoding acyl carrier protein, which yields MQNPYQAEQIHDIVREGLAQVLGTDVDEITADATLVADLGAESLDLVEFRFEMETKLGVALPKSNVLDQLATTLGGSEQLYDERGGITELAAEVLRRSAFGYSAEQVHAGQRPYEVAAAATSAHWAAFTHAIFDHLPENCTECGADKAEPAASGKAICAGCGAALEAATGDEVMAEGVRAALAALGHAQPVG from the coding sequence ATGCAGAACCCCTATCAGGCCGAGCAGATCCACGACATCGTGCGGGAGGGCCTGGCCCAGGTCCTGGGCACCGATGTCGACGAGATCACCGCGGATGCCACCCTCGTCGCCGACCTGGGTGCGGAATCCCTCGACCTGGTCGAATTCCGCTTCGAAATGGAGACCAAGCTCGGCGTGGCGCTGCCCAAGTCGAACGTCCTGGACCAGCTCGCCACCACGCTCGGCGGCTCCGAGCAGCTCTACGACGAGCGCGGCGGCATCACCGAACTGGCCGCCGAGGTGCTGCGCCGCAGCGCGTTCGGCTACTCCGCGGAGCAGGTGCACGCCGGCCAGCGGCCGTACGAGGTCGCCGCGGCGGCCACCAGCGCGCACTGGGCCGCCTTCACCCACGCGATCTTCGACCACCTGCCCGAGAACTGCACCGAGTGCGGTGCCGACAAGGCCGAACCGGCCGCGTCCGGCAAGGCGATCTGCGCCGGCTGCGGCGCCGCGCTGGAGGCGGCCACCGGCGACGAGGTGATGGCCGAGGGCGTACGGGCCGCGCTCGCCGCCCTGGGGCACGCCCAGCCCGTCGGCTGA
- a CDS encoding beta-ketoacyl-[acyl-carrier-protein] synthase family protein encodes MSRRVVVTGLGAVCGLGLDWQTMWEGLTAGRSAIRAWQLPGVEDFPVRYAAPVDDAGFAARYGAEADPDRPLERRARFGLAAAAQALADAGIDGPGTVGRIGTAVGSGVPERDPYELLHAIGEDGQPGWQTLFGRRDRLDRASGLFCTNDALAAGIAARHRLRGPALNFSTACAGATHAVGHGFRMIRRGEVDAMVVGGADSVLNLPTMTGLHLLGAPSTSELFGDRLCRAFDRDRSGLVAAEGAAMVVLESEESARRRGATIYAELAGFGSSLDAYQVTAPHPEGHGAALAMSRALADGQVAPDAVDSINAHGTSTPLNDPIETRAIKDVFAAGAHYRKLAVTANKTMLGHLIAAAGAPELIATVLSVRDGIVPPTLNLENPDPACDLDYVPEKARYQEVSVAVSNSFGFGGLNASLVVRGYEH; translated from the coding sequence ATGAGCCGCCGCGTCGTGGTGACCGGGCTGGGCGCCGTCTGCGGACTGGGGCTCGACTGGCAGACCATGTGGGAGGGCCTGACCGCGGGCCGGTCGGCGATCCGCGCCTGGCAGCTGCCCGGCGTCGAGGACTTCCCGGTGCGCTACGCGGCGCCGGTCGACGACGCGGGGTTCGCCGCGCGGTACGGCGCCGAGGCGGACCCGGACCGGCCGTTGGAGCGGCGCGCCCGGTTCGGGCTGGCCGCCGCCGCGCAGGCGTTGGCCGACGCCGGGATCGACGGGCCGGGCACGGTGGGCCGGATCGGCACCGCGGTCGGCTCGGGCGTGCCGGAGCGCGACCCCTACGAGCTGCTGCACGCGATCGGCGAGGACGGGCAGCCCGGCTGGCAGACGCTCTTCGGGCGGCGCGACCGGCTGGACCGGGCCAGCGGGCTGTTCTGCACCAACGACGCGCTGGCGGCCGGGATCGCGGCGCGGCACCGGCTGCGCGGGCCGGCGCTGAACTTCTCCACCGCCTGTGCCGGGGCCACCCACGCCGTCGGCCACGGCTTTCGGATGATCCGGCGCGGGGAGGTGGACGCGATGGTGGTGGGCGGCGCCGACTCGGTGCTGAACCTGCCGACCATGACCGGGCTGCACCTGTTGGGCGCGCCGTCCACGTCCGAGCTGTTCGGGGACCGGCTGTGCCGGGCCTTCGACCGGGACCGCAGCGGGCTGGTGGCCGCCGAGGGCGCGGCCATGGTGGTGCTGGAGAGCGAGGAGAGCGCCCGGCGGCGGGGCGCCACGATCTACGCCGAACTGGCCGGTTTCGGCAGCTCGTTGGACGCCTACCAGGTCACCGCCCCGCACCCGGAGGGGCACGGCGCGGCGCTGGCGATGAGCCGGGCGCTGGCGGACGGCCAGGTGGCGCCGGACGCGGTGGACTCCATCAACGCGCACGGCACCTCCACCCCCCTGAACGACCCGATCGAGACCCGGGCGATCAAGGACGTGTTCGCGGCCGGCGCGCACTACCGGAAGCTGGCGGTCACCGCCAACAAGACGATGCTCGGGCACCTGATCGCCGCCGCCGGCGCCCCCGAGCTGATCGCCACCGTGCTGTCCGTGCGGGACGGCATCGTGCCGCCGACGCTGAATCTGGAGAACCCGGATCCGGCCTGCGACCTGGACTACGTGCCGGAGAAGGCGCGGTACCAGGAGGTGTCGGTGGCTGTGAGCAATTCCTTCGGCTTCGGCGGACTCAACGCCAGTCTGGTGGTGCGTGGTTATGAGCACTGA
- a CDS encoding TetR/AcrR family transcriptional regulator produces the protein MSEEKGGGKPQLTRQGSLRRTSLLDAAETVLVAKGNADASLRAIAGEAGVRVGHLQHYFPTRADLIKAVLERALDRSLERLAETTGLRLDREDPSAIEVPEGGRAEPAEVVAVVLAEQDDPQLVRLYVEVWALAARDDEIAAVVREFYQKYVAHVEAFVQQGRPEWSAGFCRARAETFVALVEGAALMRSGIAGSRSGAMDQQLAQQAVQLLRD, from the coding sequence ATGAGCGAGGAGAAGGGCGGCGGCAAGCCGCAGCTGACGCGGCAGGGGAGCCTGCGGCGGACGAGTCTGCTGGATGCCGCCGAGACCGTACTGGTCGCCAAGGGCAACGCGGATGCCTCGTTGCGGGCCATCGCCGGTGAGGCGGGGGTGCGGGTCGGGCATCTGCAGCACTACTTCCCGACCCGGGCCGACCTGATAAAGGCCGTGCTGGAGCGGGCGTTGGACCGTTCGCTGGAGCGGCTGGCGGAGACGACGGGGCTGCGGCTGGACCGGGAGGACCCGTCGGCCATCGAGGTGCCGGAGGGCGGCCGGGCGGAACCCGCCGAGGTGGTGGCGGTGGTGCTCGCCGAGCAGGATGATCCGCAACTGGTCCGGTTGTACGTCGAGGTGTGGGCGCTGGCGGCGCGGGACGACGAGATCGCCGCGGTGGTCCGGGAGTTCTACCAGAAGTACGTGGCCCATGTGGAGGCGTTCGTGCAGCAGGGGCGGCCGGAGTGGTCCGCCGGTTTCTGTCGCGCGCGGGCCGAGACGTTCGTGGCGTTGGTCGAGGGGGCGGCCCTGATGAGGTCGGGGATCGCCGGGAGCCGGTCGGGCGCGATGGATCAGCAACTCGCGCAGCAGGCCGTGCAGTTGCTCCGGGACTGA
- a CDS encoding beta-ketoacyl synthase N-terminal-like domain-containing protein: MSTDIASRGDDAGLAPASDPSFDPDAVVVTGIGAVLPTGRGPEALWTAWREARPALTPYQDPYVRTKKITHFGHVPADLQQLSRDSVPHKLRKFGTGFTFDAVLAAEDAMRQAGESWQAIPEERRGLYVAQDDSTELSVAAFHKALDRARTDTSPQVGADLTRVVAEAFGNAATFNPFTVIRALNNNTLALVSIAQRFRGDCAAFVQDAGAALGALQRAAFSLRQGDCDTALVVGAGSYNEPLKLAAQYRAGNLTAGDHDAAPLRSFDAGRDGTVLAEGAVALVLERAGDAAARGARPLVEVLGAALRPAVDSGVGPAALAESARGLMAAHGVMPDSLGAVLADGKGTVHHDAAEAELLRALLKDSGVPVSSVRPVVGTLGAAGPLAELALAPSLFAAGELPPIAHLATPPDDGTDFVTGTARKRRIDSVLSLHSSFNGFAGALLAKRPHLV, translated from the coding sequence ATGAGCACTGACATCGCTTCCCGCGGAGACGACGCCGGGCTCGCGCCGGCGTCCGACCCGTCCTTCGACCCCGACGCGGTCGTCGTCACCGGCATCGGTGCCGTGCTGCCCACCGGCCGCGGGCCCGAGGCCCTGTGGACGGCCTGGCGCGAGGCGCGGCCGGCGCTCACGCCCTACCAGGACCCCTACGTCCGGACGAAGAAGATCACCCACTTCGGGCACGTCCCGGCCGACCTCCAGCAGCTCAGCCGGGACAGCGTCCCCCACAAGCTGCGGAAGTTCGGCACCGGGTTCACCTTCGACGCGGTGCTGGCCGCCGAGGACGCCATGCGGCAGGCCGGCGAGAGCTGGCAGGCCATCCCCGAGGAGCGGCGCGGGCTCTACGTCGCCCAGGACGACTCCACCGAACTGAGCGTGGCCGCCTTCCACAAGGCGCTCGACCGGGCCCGTACCGACACCTCGCCGCAGGTCGGCGCGGACCTCACCCGGGTGGTGGCGGAGGCGTTCGGCAACGCCGCGACGTTCAACCCGTTCACCGTCATCCGGGCGCTGAACAACAACACCCTGGCGCTGGTCAGCATCGCCCAGCGGTTCCGCGGCGACTGCGCGGCGTTCGTCCAGGACGCCGGCGCCGCGCTGGGCGCCCTCCAGCGGGCCGCGTTCAGCCTCCGCCAGGGCGACTGCGACACCGCGCTGGTCGTCGGCGCCGGCAGCTACAACGAGCCGCTGAAGCTGGCGGCGCAGTACCGCGCCGGCAACCTCACCGCCGGCGACCACGACGCGGCCCCGCTGCGCAGCTTCGACGCCGGCCGGGACGGCACGGTGCTGGCCGAGGGCGCGGTGGCGCTGGTCCTGGAGCGGGCCGGGGACGCCGCGGCGCGCGGGGCCCGCCCGCTGGTGGAGGTGCTGGGCGCGGCGCTGCGGCCCGCGGTGGACAGCGGCGTCGGCCCGGCCGCGCTGGCCGAGAGCGCCCGTGGCCTGATGGCCGCGCACGGGGTGATGCCGGACTCCCTCGGCGCCGTGCTGGCCGACGGCAAGGGCACCGTCCACCACGACGCCGCCGAGGCCGAGCTGCTGCGCGCGCTGCTGAAGGACAGCGGCGTCCCGGTCAGCTCCGTGCGGCCGGTCGTGGGCACCCTGGGGGCCGCCGGGCCGCTGGCCGAACTGGCGCTGGCGCCCAGCCTGTTCGCCGCCGGGGAGCTGCCGCCGATCGCGCACCTGGCGACCCCGCCGGACGACGGCACCGACTTCGTCACCGGGACGGCCCGCAAGCGGCGGATCGACTCCGTCCTCAGCCTGCACAGCAGTTTCAACGGGTTCGCCGGAGCACTGCTCGCCAAGCGGCCGCACCTCGTCTAG
- a CDS encoding ferredoxin, with protein sequence MRITVDHEACDGLGQCALVAPEVFALDDDERLQVASDPAPELADKVVAAARACPVRAISVERA encoded by the coding sequence ATGCGGATCACGGTCGATCACGAGGCGTGCGACGGGCTGGGGCAGTGTGCTCTGGTGGCGCCGGAGGTCTTTGCGCTGGACGACGACGAGCGGTTGCAGGTCGCGTCGGACCCGGCGCCGGAGCTCGCGGACAAGGTGGTGGCCGCGGCGCGGGCGTGCCCGGTGCGGGCGATCTCGGTCGAGCGGGCCTGA
- a CDS encoding beta-ketoacyl-[acyl-carrier-protein] synthase family protein, with protein MTPHIPNGAEHEVVVTGIGLVAGELTDPEALFDHLAEGRTLITEHPRHKEWGVPCAVSAHIDPQVRQALTDAAPEEAGPLGPAGVLAWHAAAQAWQRSGLPRRLDTERGGVFLACNRMVMEPAELTALAAHVDHEAGALDLDGYLERLDDPAGPAADGGLDPRRHERIQPDSATAALADYFGAVGVLETHADACAAGGMAIGSAYRYIRSGALDVALAGGAESLTTLTSVTAFYGVGALAPADGRDPAQISRPFDKDRSGFVIGDGAAFLVLESRAHAEARGARVLATVAGYAGVTEAVKMTSSSRDGSDYAQCMRAALGDAGLAPEDIDHVNAHGTSTEANDTCEAAALHTVFGARAARLPVTGNKSAMGHSLANSGAAEAVLSVLSLQRQTLLPTLNFTEPDEVTGGLDIVTERRPARVTAVLSNSFGFGGQNCSLILAEAG; from the coding sequence GTGACACCCCACATACCCAACGGGGCCGAACACGAGGTCGTGGTGACCGGGATCGGCCTGGTCGCCGGGGAACTGACGGACCCGGAGGCGCTGTTCGACCACCTCGCGGAAGGACGCACGCTCATCACCGAGCACCCCCGCCACAAGGAGTGGGGCGTCCCCTGTGCCGTCTCGGCGCACATCGACCCGCAGGTCCGGCAGGCGCTGACGGACGCGGCGCCCGAAGAGGCCGGGCCGCTGGGGCCGGCCGGCGTCCTCGCCTGGCACGCCGCCGCCCAGGCATGGCAGCGCAGCGGACTGCCGCGGCGGCTGGACACCGAGCGCGGCGGCGTCTTCCTGGCCTGCAACCGCATGGTCATGGAGCCGGCCGAACTCACCGCGCTGGCCGCCCATGTGGACCACGAGGCGGGGGCCCTGGACCTGGACGGCTACCTGGAGCGGCTCGACGACCCCGCGGGGCCCGCCGCGGACGGCGGACTCGATCCGCGGCGGCACGAGAGGATCCAGCCGGACTCCGCCACCGCCGCGCTCGCCGACTACTTCGGCGCGGTCGGTGTCCTGGAGACCCACGCGGACGCCTGCGCCGCCGGCGGCATGGCGATCGGCAGCGCCTACCGGTACATCCGCAGCGGCGCGCTCGACGTGGCGCTCGCCGGGGGCGCCGAGAGCCTGACCACGCTGACCTCGGTCACCGCCTTCTACGGGGTGGGGGCGCTCGCCCCGGCGGACGGGCGGGACCCGGCGCAGATCAGCCGCCCGTTCGACAAGGACCGCTCCGGCTTCGTCATCGGGGACGGCGCGGCCTTCCTCGTCCTGGAGTCCCGGGCGCACGCCGAGGCGCGCGGCGCCCGCGTCCTGGCCACGGTCGCCGGGTACGCCGGGGTGACCGAGGCGGTGAAGATGACGTCCAGTTCGCGGGACGGCTCGGACTACGCGCAGTGCATGCGGGCCGCGCTCGGCGACGCCGGGCTCGCCCCGGAGGACATCGACCACGTCAACGCGCACGGCACCTCCACCGAGGCCAACGACACCTGTGAGGCGGCGGCCCTGCACACCGTCTTCGGGGCGCGCGCCGCGCGGCTCCCGGTCACCGGCAACAAGTCCGCCATGGGGCACTCGCTGGCGAACAGCGGGGCGGCCGAGGCGGTGCTGTCGGTGCTCAGCCTCCAGCGGCAGACGCTGCTGCCGACGCTGAACTTCACCGAACCGGACGAGGTCACCGGCGGGTTGGACATCGTCACCGAGCGGCGCCCGGCGCGGGTGACCGCGGTGCTGTCCAACTCCTTCGGCTTCGGGGGCCAGAACTGCTCCCTGATCCTGGCCGAGGCGGGGTGA
- a CDS encoding saccharopine dehydrogenase, whose protein sequence is MLVVGGYGTVGGDLARLAAPSWPLLLTGRTPEKGRALADEVGAEVRRWDLSDPEPFAARVRAVISTVNDPDDRVMLAAVRGGVPYVDITRWTARLQRATAVAAVNPPKAPVLLSSSWMGGVSALVTAALAAELGGASGVQIAIRYDLKDRAGTDSVEFMDRLGLDYEVTENGQRRMIMPLSDAGFVQIGEHRTKVARIDTPEQFTLPLVLGLDTAITRIGFSANSSTSTLLALKKTGFFRWGRGDAFEKTRRGMLYSPGEGGSALLRIDVRGRGGERRTAVVEDAAGQAHLTALGGLLGLRRVLGEDGAQAPTGVVFPEMTPLPQDVVSALEKAGVEVTVS, encoded by the coding sequence GTGCTTGTGGTCGGCGGTTATGGGACCGTCGGCGGCGATCTGGCCCGGCTCGCCGCTCCTTCCTGGCCCTTGCTGCTGACCGGGCGTACGCCCGAGAAGGGGCGGGCGTTGGCCGATGAGGTCGGGGCGGAGGTGCGGCGCTGGGACCTGAGTGATCCGGAGCCGTTCGCGGCGAGGGTCCGGGCCGTGATCAGCACGGTGAACGACCCGGACGACCGGGTGATGCTGGCCGCCGTCCGGGGCGGGGTGCCGTATGTGGACATCACGCGGTGGACGGCGCGGTTGCAGCGGGCCACGGCGGTTGCCGCGGTCAACCCGCCGAAGGCGCCGGTGCTGCTCTCGTCGAGTTGGATGGGCGGGGTCAGCGCGCTGGTCACCGCGGCGCTGGCGGCCGAGCTCGGCGGTGCGTCCGGGGTGCAGATCGCCATCCGGTACGACCTGAAGGACCGGGCCGGGACGGACTCGGTGGAGTTCATGGACCGGCTGGGCTTGGACTACGAGGTGACCGAGAACGGTCAGCGGCGGATGATCATGCCGTTGAGCGACGCCGGGTTCGTCCAGATCGGCGAGCACCGGACGAAGGTGGCGCGGATCGACACGCCGGAGCAGTTCACGCTGCCGCTGGTGCTGGGGCTGGACACCGCGATCACGCGGATCGGGTTCAGCGCGAACTCGTCGACGTCGACGCTGCTGGCGCTGAAGAAGACCGGGTTCTTCCGGTGGGGGCGGGGCGACGCGTTCGAGAAGACCCGGCGGGGGATGCTGTACTCGCCCGGTGAGGGCGGGTCGGCGCTGCTGCGGATCGATGTCCGCGGGCGGGGCGGCGAGCGGCGCACCGCGGTGGTCGAGGACGCTGCCGGGCAGGCCCATCTCACCGCGCTGGGCGGGCTGTTGGGGCTGCGTCGGGTGCTGGGGGAGGATGGTGCGCAGGCGCCGACCGGGGTGGTCTTCCCCGAGATGACGCCGCTGCCGCAGGACGTCGTGTCCGCGCTGGAGAAGGCCGGGGTCGAGGTCACGGTGTCATGA
- a CDS encoding NAD(P)/FAD-dependent oxidoreductase has product MREVVVVGAGLAGVRAGESLRARGFRGALTVVSDEAELPYDRPPLTKQVVAGTRTADDIRLAGAEDFGARWIRGTGAVGLDRERRRVRLADGAEVPYDGLVLATGARARVWPGEVPAGVLTVRGLDDVRALRAAVDGGAREVVVVGAGFVGVELASSLVGLGLGVRVTLVEPFGRPLRALGGTVPDVVARAARRAGVVLRLGTGVTGFRAEGGRVAGVGLADGGVLPAEVAVVAIGMVPATGWLVGSGLALPSGRVHCDERLFARTAGVAGVPDRRIVVAGDVAWCDAVRSVDGPVPLEHWSNAAAQGELAARNLLAGPAAAEPYEHVPSFWTSAFGLRIKSVGLPGTGDRVVVEEGEPGAEKVVEAHYREGRLVGAVSVNLGKRLAGYARRLQEERGEVTGAAGGADGSGAAGGASAGSGALE; this is encoded by the coding sequence GTGCGCGAGGTCGTCGTGGTGGGCGCGGGTCTGGCGGGTGTCCGGGCCGGTGAGTCGCTGCGTGCGCGGGGGTTCCGCGGGGCGTTGACCGTGGTGTCGGACGAGGCGGAACTCCCGTATGACCGGCCGCCGTTGACCAAGCAGGTGGTGGCCGGGACCCGCACGGCGGACGACATCCGGCTGGCCGGCGCCGAGGACTTCGGTGCCCGCTGGATCCGGGGGACCGGGGCCGTCGGGCTGGATCGGGAGCGGCGTCGGGTGCGGCTGGCCGACGGTGCGGAGGTGCCGTACGACGGGCTGGTGTTGGCGACCGGGGCGCGGGCGCGGGTCTGGCCCGGGGAGGTGCCGGCCGGGGTGCTGACGGTGCGGGGGCTGGACGACGTCCGGGCGCTGCGTGCGGCGGTCGACGGCGGGGCCCGTGAGGTGGTCGTCGTCGGGGCGGGTTTCGTCGGGGTGGAGCTGGCGTCGTCGCTGGTCGGGCTGGGGCTCGGGGTGCGGGTGACGTTGGTGGAGCCGTTCGGGCGGCCGTTGCGGGCGCTGGGCGGGACGGTGCCGGATGTGGTGGCGCGGGCGGCGCGGCGGGCCGGGGTCGTCCTGCGGCTGGGCACCGGGGTGACGGGTTTTCGTGCCGAGGGCGGGCGGGTCGCCGGGGTCGGGTTGGCCGACGGGGGCGTGCTGCCGGCCGAGGTGGCGGTGGTGGCGATCGGGATGGTGCCGGCGACCGGGTGGCTGGTGGGGTCCGGGTTGGCGCTGCCGTCCGGGCGGGTGCACTGCGACGAGCGGCTGTTCGCGCGGACGGCGGGGGTGGCCGGGGTGCCCGATCGGCGGATCGTGGTGGCCGGGGACGTGGCGTGGTGCGACGCGGTGCGGTCGGTGGACGGGCCGGTGCCGTTGGAGCACTGGAGCAATGCGGCGGCGCAGGGGGAGTTGGCGGCGCGGAACCTGTTGGCGGGGCCGGCCGCGGCCGAGCCGTACGAGCATGTGCCGTCGTTCTGGACGTCGGCGTTCGGGCTGCGGATCAAGTCGGTGGGGCTGCCGGGGACCGGGGACCGGGTGGTCGTCGAGGAGGGGGAGCCGGGTGCGGAGAAGGTGGTGGAGGCGCACTACCGGGAGGGCCGGTTGGTCGGTGCGGTGAGTGTGAATCTGGGGAAGCGGTTGGCGGGGTACGCGCGGCGGCTCCAGGAGGAGCGGGGCGAGGTGACGGGGGCGGCCGGTGGGGCCGATGGGTCCGGGGCGGCCGGTGGGGCGTCGGCCGGGAGCGGGGCCCTCGAGTGA